In a single window of the Papaver somniferum cultivar HN1 chromosome 8, ASM357369v1, whole genome shotgun sequence genome:
- the LOC113301760 gene encoding glyoxylate/hydroxypyruvate reductase HPR3-like, translating to METRRDELPIVLTLHPFPFLPSFEEQFSKKFKTLKRTDLSIPLTEFLTTHCESVQALVCGGGAPVPIETLNCLPSLGCVLTTSAGLDHIDLVECKRRGIAVCNAGTAYSEDVADLAVGLLIDVLRRISSADRFVRAGLWPVKGDFPLGSKLRRKRVGIVGLGSIGSEVAKRLAAFGCIISYNSRNKKSTVPFPYYSSVTDLASNSDILVLCCELNEETFHIINKTVMLALGKKGIIINVGRGALIDEKELVRCLIQGDIGGAGFDVFENEPHVPTELLELDNVVLSPHKAVVTPESFSALHELLIANLDAFFSGKPLLSLVKNK from the exons ATGGAAACAAGGAGGGATGAGTTACCAATTGTTCTAACCCTACAtccattcccattcttgccttcATTTGAAGAACAATTCTCCAAAAAattcaaaactctaaaaagaaCTGATCTTTCAATACCTTTAACTGAATTCCTAACCACACATTGTGAATCCGTACAAGCTCTAGTATGTGGTGGTGGTGCTCCTGTTCCAATTGAAACCCTCAATTGTTTACCTTCTCTAGGTTGTGTATTAACAACAAGTGCTGGTCTTGATCATATCGATTTGGTTGAGTGCAAAAGAAGAGGTATTGCTGTTTGTAACGCTGGTACTGCTTACTCTGAAGATGTAGCCGATCTTGCTGTTGGCCTTTTAATTGATGTTCTTAGAAGAATTTCGTCCGCTGATCGATTTGTTCGCGCTGGGCTTTGGCCTGTCAAGGGCGATTTTCCTCTTGGTTCAAAG TTGCGTCGAAAGAGAGTGGGGATCGTTGGGCTAGGAAGTATTGGCTCCGAGGTGGCAAAAAGACTTGCAGCGTTTGGCTGCATCATCTCGTACAACTCGAGGAATAAGAAATCAACTGTTCCATTCCCTTACTATTCCAGTGTAACCGATCTCGCATCCAACAGCGATATCCTTGTCCTTTGCTGTGAACTAAACGAAGAAACATTCCACATTATTAACAAAACTGTAATGTTGGCACTGGGAAAGAAAGGAATCATCATAAATGTGGGAAGAGGAGCCTTAATCGACGAGAAAGAACTTGTGAGGTGTTTGATTCAAGGAGATATAGGAGGTGCTGGTTTTGATGTGTTTGAAAATGAACCTCATGTTCCTACAGAGCTTTTAGAATTAGATAATGTTGTATTATCTCCACATAAAGCTGTGGTAACTCCAGAATCATTTTCAGCTCTACATGAACTGTTGATAGCAAACTTAGACGCTTTCTTCTCGGGTAAACCCTTGTTGTCATTAGTCAAGAACAAGTGA